TACACCAATTCATATTAGATGCTGCTTTAGACATTGTTCAAGATGTGGCGTGGACTACAAGTGCTATGTGAGAAACCTACATGattaatttggaaaaaattcattgtttattgattttatttgtggtGTCGGCACTCTCGTCCCTTTTTTTTGTGAAGTAGGTTTCTGAAAGCAATTGATAGATTTGATGATTTGGTGGTGTCTGTACACGTAACTGCAGGTCATAtcctttgatttttttttcattagCTCAATCCTGTGCATCCTTTTTGGAAAATGTGTGGATGATTATGATGCTTATTTTGTTTACTGTATAATATGGGGCGAGTAGAGGATCTGGCTCCCAAATATGAATAAAATGTCAGTTTTGATGCTTAAAATTTTCAAGCTACAAGCTTTCTCATGTTGAGTTGGATTTCATTATACTTCTGTTTTGATTGATGTGGATCTTGATTTATCTCTTTCCCCATTGGTATTAGTGGGCATTGATTATATCGAATCAGTTTTAGTAAGCGTCATTGATTCACTTTATATTTTTCCTCAACCAATTATGGTCATACATACTCGACTGATGCTGCTCCACGATCCTCGTAATGATGATGGAATTAAGAGCTTCTTCCAAGAGGTTCATGAGTTATACATGAAGGCAAGTTTATAATGCACTATGTATATCTGAAGTCTGCTTTATATTCCTAATGAAGTCTTATGGTAGCTCGCTTTAAGTAACTGGACTATATGCTACTTGTCATCGTTCTATACTACaaaattcaataaaggaaattAGAGTATAAAGTTAAGGTGTCGAGTTGCTCCTATTTTCTGTGCTGAGATATTTG
This window of the Primulina tabacum isolate GXHZ01 chromosome 12, ASM2559414v2, whole genome shotgun sequence genome carries:
- the LOC142521401 gene encoding uncharacterized protein LOC142521401, with translation MASTACFMIVSKNDIPIYEAEVGTVPKKEDVAHLHQFILDAALDIVQDVAWTTSAMFLKAIDRFDDLVVSVHVTAGHTRLMLLHDPRNDDGIKSFFQEVHELYMKTVLNPLYLPGSRITSSHFDTKVRALARKYL